From one Methanobrevibacter woesei genomic stretch:
- a CDS encoding 4Fe-4S binding protein, translating to MVNIKKIIKAHYSPSNTTKKVVNIIADNFEGPTEEYNILNIKKDTEIRTFEEDELLIIGVPIFAGRMPQYARSIIENFKGNDTPAIAIANYGNANIGDCLLELVDLLKENGFKILAASTPVSQHSLFTKVAAGRPDAEDTEKLNDFAAKCIEKLANDEFNDIEVPGNRPYVELKDMPWVPICDETLCTFCYDCVSICPNDAISDDDPVETDASKCDACTACVAICQDNARSFNTPAFEEKEKEFSANFAQRKEPEFYL from the coding sequence ATGGTTAATATTAAAAAAATCATTAAAGCACATTACAGTCCTTCAAATACAACCAAAAAAGTAGTTAATATAATAGCTGACAATTTTGAAGGACCTACTGAAGAATACAACATATTAAATATTAAAAAAGACACTGAAATTAGAACCTTTGAAGAGGACGAACTTCTAATTATTGGTGTTCCAATTTTTGCAGGTAGAATGCCTCAATATGCAAGAAGCATTATAGAAAACTTCAAAGGAAACGACACTCCTGCAATAGCTATTGCAAATTATGGAAATGCAAATATTGGAGACTGTTTACTTGAATTAGTAGATTTACTTAAAGAAAACGGATTTAAAATACTTGCAGCTTCTACCCCAGTAAGTCAACATTCATTATTCACTAAAGTTGCAGCTGGAAGACCAGATGCTGAAGATACTGAAAAACTCAATGATTTCGCTGCAAAATGTATTGAAAAATTAGCAAATGATGAATTTAATGATATTGAAGTGCCTGGAAATAGGCCATATGTAGAACTTAAAGATATGCCTTGGGTTCCTATTTGTGATGAAACTCTTTGTACATTCTGTTACGACTGTGTAAGCATATGTCCTAATGATGCTATAAGCGATGATGATCCAGTTGAAACTGATGCAAGCAAATGTGATGCATGTACTGCATGTGTTGCAATTTGTCAAGACAATGCAAGGTCATTTAACACTCCTGCATTTGAAGAAAAAGAAAAAGAATTTTCAGCTAATTTTGCACAAAGAAAAGAACCAGAATTCTACTTATAG
- a CDS encoding Coenzyme F420 hydrogenase/dehydrogenase, beta subunit C-terminal domain, whose amino-acid sequence MSNKKVAMVGTPCQILAATKVNRYADFTGGSPIDVKIGLFCMENFSYSYLERFLKENDIELYEVKEFRIEKGYFIAYLIDGNIFKIPIAETEPFTRKNCHVCTDYTSDVSDIAVGSVGTGKNHSTVIVRTEKGKEIIDNCIKNGSIEAKPLDEKGEKLLRNIANKKIKRNTKIINKREAVARPVLSKRAVNEEEFVDECSICQFNNLQDDVISVGSCVLCGACEYVCPIDAIKINHRKPVITKDCEEDCHACYFACPRTFVSEEIYPNDIDEKPLGEYIELLDVKADSIIGQDGGVVSAILINLLENNVVDEVSIVAEDKDAPWRPVSYLTSRVQDVVSAAGTKYSTVPIGFKSLNSKKQ is encoded by the coding sequence TTGAGTAATAAAAAAGTAGCTATGGTAGGAACTCCTTGTCAGATTTTAGCTGCAACAAAAGTTAATAGATATGCAGATTTCACTGGTGGCTCTCCTATTGATGTTAAAATAGGATTGTTTTGTATGGAAAATTTTTCTTATTCTTATCTTGAAAGGTTTTTAAAAGAAAATGATATTGAACTTTATGAAGTAAAAGAGTTTAGAATAGAAAAAGGTTATTTTATTGCATATCTAATTGATGGTAATATATTTAAGATTCCTATAGCTGAAACAGAACCATTTACTCGTAAAAATTGTCATGTTTGTACTGATTACACTTCTGATGTTTCAGATATTGCTGTTGGTTCAGTAGGTACTGGTAAAAACCATTCAACAGTTATTGTAAGGACAGAAAAAGGAAAAGAAATCATCGATAACTGTATTAAAAATGGTTCCATTGAAGCTAAACCTTTAGATGAAAAAGGAGAGAAACTCCTAAGAAATATAGCTAATAAAAAAATTAAAAGAAACACTAAAATTATTAATAAAAGAGAAGCTGTTGCAAGACCAGTACTTTCAAAAAGAGCTGTTAATGAAGAAGAATTTGTTGATGAATGTTCTATCTGTCAATTTAACAATTTACAGGATGATGTTATTAGTGTAGGGTCTTGTGTTCTTTGTGGTGCATGTGAATATGTATGTCCTATTGATGCGATTAAAATAAATCATAGAAAACCAGTTATTACAAAAGATTGTGAAGAAGACTGTCATGCATGTTATTTCGCTTGCCCTAGGACTTTTGTAAGTGAAGAGATTTATCCTAATGATATTGATGAAAAACCTTTAGGAGAATATATTGAATTATTAGATGTTAAAGCAGATTCTATTATTGGTCAAGATGGTGGGGTAGTTTCAGCTATTCTAATTAATTTACTTGAAAATAATGTTGTTGATGAGGTATCTATTGTTGCTGAAGATAAAGATGCACCATGGAGGCCTGTTTCATATTTAACTTCTAGAGTTCAGGATGTTGTATCAGCTGCAGGAACTAAATACAGTACTGTGCCAATTGGTTTTAAATCTTTAAATAGTAAGAAACAATAA
- a CDS encoding M42 family metallopeptidase encodes MELMKELSLTPGVSGSEEKIAEIIERELKDTVDSIERDTMGNLIATKKGEKKAPTIMLAAHMDEIGLMVSYIDDKGYLKFTTIGGINDQMLMNQTVVVHGSKGDVVGVIGSKPPHVTKPEERNKVIKASDMFIDIGACSKEDAEEMVSVGDVITFKSWFEEFPNDLIMGKALDNRVGCYVMMEVLKRVDTRATVYGVGTVQEEVGLKGAKTSAFKLDPDMAIALDVTLSGDHPGIKPEEAPVVMGKGPALVLADASGRGILTAKSIKEMLMKAGDENDIDYQLEVSDGGTTDGTAIHLTKEGIATGVLSVPTRYIHTTVSVCSMKDIESTIQLITTAINNL; translated from the coding sequence ATGGAATTAATGAAAGAGCTTTCTTTAACACCAGGTGTTTCTGGTTCTGAAGAAAAGATAGCTGAAATTATTGAAAGGGAATTAAAAGATACTGTTGACTCTATTGAAAGAGATACAATGGGAAATTTAATAGCTACTAAAAAAGGTGAAAAAAAAGCACCTACTATAATGCTTGCAGCCCATATGGATGAAATAGGATTAATGGTAAGTTATATTGATGATAAAGGTTATCTTAAATTCACAACAATTGGTGGAATTAACGATCAAATGTTAATGAATCAGACTGTTGTAGTTCATGGTTCAAAAGGTGATGTTGTTGGTGTAATAGGTTCCAAACCACCTCACGTTACAAAACCAGAAGAAAGAAATAAAGTCATTAAGGCTTCTGACATGTTCATTGATATTGGAGCATGTTCCAAAGAAGATGCTGAAGAAATGGTATCTGTTGGGGATGTTATTACTTTCAAATCATGGTTTGAAGAGTTCCCTAATGATTTAATAATGGGTAAAGCTTTGGATAACCGTGTTGGTTGTTATGTAATGATGGAAGTTTTAAAAAGAGTAGATACTAGAGCTACTGTTTATGGTGTAGGTACTGTACAAGAAGAAGTAGGTCTTAAAGGAGCTAAAACTTCTGCATTTAAATTAGATCCAGACATGGCTATAGCTCTTGATGTAACTTTATCTGGTGACCATCCAGGAATTAAACCTGAAGAAGCACCTGTTGTAATGGGAAAAGGTCCAGCTCTTGTATTAGCAGATGCAAGTGGACGTGGAATTTTAACTGCAAAATCCATTAAAGAAATGCTAATGAAAGCTGGAGATGAAAATGACATTGATTACCAACTTGAAGTAAGTGACGGTGGAACTACTGATGGTACTGCTATTCACTTAACAAAAGAAGGTATTGCTACTGGTGTTTTATCAGTTCCAACTAGATATATTCACACTACTGTTAGTGTCTGTAGTATGAAAGATATTGAATCTACTATTCAATTAATTACAACAGCTATTAACAATTTATAA
- a CDS encoding zinc-ribbon domain-containing protein: MICPNCGNENKESAKFCRVCGKPLHTTAKNQAHSKKSGISPMLTIAIAIILLVVAVGAIIGYIIYFDTSDVEILQLNTKDAGDVLQNPQIAANIPDSEISHQISEAAKSGVPIYKISDGDGPVTLITAGVHGDQLSPQIAAMELIDYLDGRKIKGTVYVIPFAAPGATADNTKLSDGSNLNTVADEAGTTSNDIVNFAKANSVGAVGDFHGTEAGKNPGVTTVMCSKVPTYGSYQLANDMALLSLDTTWTYSVAGIQYSGAIEDVCNLNGIPAVTPLVLSVHGQVDETSVEESYNQMLALLLANGNLDPNDSYLNLANADIDG, from the coding sequence ATGATATGTCCAAATTGTGGTAATGAAAATAAAGAAAGTGCAAAGTTTTGTCGTGTATGTGGTAAACCATTACATACAACTGCTAAAAACCAAGCTCATTCAAAAAAATCAGGCATATCTCCAATGCTAACAATTGCTATAGCGATTATACTTTTAGTTGTAGCAGTTGGTGCAATTATAGGATATATTATTTATTTTGATACATCTGATGTAGAGATTCTTCAGTTAAATACAAAAGATGCTGGAGATGTGCTTCAAAATCCACAAATAGCTGCAAATATTCCAGATTCTGAAATTTCACATCAAATCTCAGAGGCTGCTAAATCAGGAGTTCCAATTTATAAAATTAGTGATGGTGATGGCCCAGTAACTTTAATCACAGCTGGAGTCCATGGAGATCAGTTAAGCCCACAAATAGCTGCTATGGAATTAATTGACTATCTTGATGGACGTAAAATAAAAGGAACAGTTTATGTAATTCCTTTTGCTGCTCCAGGAGCTACTGCCGACAACACTAAATTATCTGATGGCAGTAACTTAAACACAGTTGCTGATGAAGCTGGAACTACATCAAATGATATTGTAAATTTTGCTAAAGCTAACTCTGTTGGAGCAGTTGGGGACTTCCATGGAACTGAAGCAGGTAAAAATCCTGGAGTTACAACAGTAATGTGTTCAAAGGTTCCAACCTATGGAAGTTATCAGTTGGCAAATGACATGGCTTTACTTTCACTTGATACAACCTGGACTTATAGTGTAGCAGGTATCCAATACAGTGGAGCTATTGAAGATGTCTGTAATTTAAATGGCATTCCAGCTGTTACTCCTCTTGTGTTATCTGTTCATGGTCAAGTAGATGAAACATCTGTTGAGGAATCTTATAACCAAATGCTTGCATTGTTATTAGCAAATGGAAACCTTGACCCTAATGACAGTTACTTAAACTTAGCAAATGCAGATATTGATGGATAA
- a CDS encoding XRE family transcriptional regulator has product MADKNKIGVKIRNIMELRQLSVEELANNSAVNPELVEKILDGEIIPSLTPLTRMARALGVRLGTFLDDDPKDDPIIIRKGKSEEIVYFSGEENKTEDTSLQFYSLGAGKSDRHMEPFVIDMQRDEEEHDLSSHEGEEFIYILEGEVELIYGQNTYLLYPGDSLYYDSIIPHHIHAHTENAKILAVLYTPF; this is encoded by the coding sequence ATGGCTGATAAGAATAAAATTGGAGTTAAAATTAGAAACATAATGGAACTTAGACAACTATCTGTTGAAGAATTAGCTAATAATTCCGCAGTTAACCCAGAACTTGTTGAAAAAATATTAGATGGAGAAATTATCCCTTCATTAACACCACTTACTAGAATGGCTAGAGCATTAGGTGTAAGATTAGGAACCTTCCTTGATGATGACCCTAAAGATGATCCTATTATTATTAGAAAAGGAAAAAGTGAAGAAATTGTTTATTTCTCTGGTGAGGAAAATAAAACAGAAGATACTAGCTTACAATTCTATTCTTTAGGTGCTGGAAAATCTGATAGGCATATGGAACCTTTTGTTATTGATATGCAACGTGATGAAGAAGAACATGATTTAAGTTCACATGAAGGTGAAGAATTTATTTACATTCTTGAAGGGGAAGTTGAATTAATTTACGGTCAAAATACTTACCTTTTATATCCTGGAGATAGTTTATACTATGACTCTATTATTCCACATCATATTCATGCACACACTGAAAATGCAAAAATATTAGCTGTTTTGTATACTCCATTTTAA
- a CDS encoding acyl-CoA thioesterase: MFKISVTPRFGDIDGLRHVNNNIVGIWFETGRNDIFRFFTPNLSLSYEDWKLIMVRTEYDFVGQIYYNEDVEIRTYVLKIGNSSFTLGHEAWQCGELKAKGKAVLVHFNFMEQKSVKLPDDIREKLSQHLINEEDIGKE; the protein is encoded by the coding sequence ATGTTTAAGATTAGTGTAACACCAAGATTTGGAGATATTGATGGATTAAGACATGTTAATAATAATATAGTTGGTATTTGGTTTGAAACTGGAAGAAATGACATCTTCAGATTTTTTACACCAAATTTAAGTTTAAGTTATGAAGACTGGAAATTAATCATGGTTCGTACTGAATATGATTTTGTAGGTCAAATTTATTATAATGAAGATGTTGAAATTAGAACTTATGTTCTTAAAATTGGAAATAGTTCATTTACATTAGGTCATGAAGCATGGCAATGTGGTGAACTTAAAGCTAAAGGAAAAGCAGTTTTAGTTCACTTTAATTTCATGGAACAAAAATCCGTAAAACTTCCAGATGACATTAGGGAAAAATTAAGCCAACATTTAATAAATGAAGAAGACATTGGAAAAGAATAA
- a CDS encoding AMP-binding protein, with protein MVFTEKTIADFFEMQVEKQPDHEFLIYPDRDLRYSYKEFNERANNLAKGLLAIGIKKGDHVGIWAKNVPDWLTFMFATAKIGAVLVTVNTAYKSHELEYVLDQSDMKALAMTDEFRGTSYIEMLYELVPELKTCQRGHLKSDKFPFLEYVIHVGQEKHRGMYNTNELILLGKNQSDDVLVEAKKKFDNNDVINMQYTSGTEGFPKGVMLSSRNILNDGYYIGENMNYTNKDRVCLPVPLFHCFGTVLGIMAIITHGATVVMLEEFDALLALSAIQKEKCTAIYGVPTMFIAELNHPMFDMFDMSSLRTGIMAGSTCPVETMKEVIDKMNMTEITSVYGLTEASPGFTQTNASDSFEKKVNTVGTPFPNIEVKIVDPETGEEVGVGEKGEIMCRGFNVMKGYYKMPEKTAEVIEPDGWLHSGDLATVDEDGYYSIVGRIKDMIIRGGENIYPREIEEFLFTIDGIRDVQVAGIPDEKYGEIVGAFIIKEEDADLTEEDIRDYAIGKIARYKVPKYVFFVDEFPLTTSGKIQKYKLGDIGLKLLEERKKNGEL; from the coding sequence ATGGTATTCACCGAGAAAACAATAGCAGATTTTTTTGAAATGCAAGTAGAAAAACAACCGGACCATGAGTTTCTTATTTATCCTGATAGGGATTTAAGATATTCATATAAAGAATTTAATGAACGTGCAAATAATTTAGCTAAAGGATTGTTAGCTATTGGTATTAAAAAAGGAGATCATGTTGGAATTTGGGCTAAAAATGTTCCTGATTGGTTGACTTTTATGTTTGCTACTGCTAAAATTGGTGCTGTACTTGTAACTGTTAACACTGCTTATAAATCTCATGAATTGGAATATGTTTTAGATCAGTCAGATATGAAAGCTTTAGCTATGACTGATGAATTTAGAGGAACTAGCTATATTGAAATGCTTTATGAGTTAGTCCCTGAATTAAAAACATGTCAAAGGGGACATTTAAAATCTGATAAGTTCCCATTTTTAGAGTATGTAATTCATGTGGGCCAAGAAAAACATCGTGGTATGTACAATACTAATGAATTAATCTTACTTGGTAAAAACCAAAGTGATGATGTTCTTGTTGAAGCTAAAAAGAAATTTGACAACAATGATGTTATTAATATGCAGTATACAAGTGGTACTGAAGGTTTTCCTAAAGGTGTAATGCTTTCCAGTCGTAATATCCTTAATGATGGTTATTACATTGGAGAAAACATGAACTACACTAATAAAGATAGAGTTTGTCTTCCTGTTCCTCTTTTCCATTGTTTTGGAACTGTATTAGGTATTATGGCAATTATAACTCATGGAGCTACAGTTGTAATGCTTGAAGAGTTTGATGCATTACTTGCACTTTCAGCTATTCAAAAAGAAAAATGTACTGCTATTTACGGTGTTCCTACCATGTTCATAGCTGAATTAAACCATCCAATGTTTGACATGTTTGACATGTCTTCTTTAAGAACTGGTATTATGGCTGGTTCAACCTGTCCTGTTGAAACAATGAAAGAAGTAATTGACAAAATGAACATGACTGAAATTACCAGTGTTTATGGATTAACTGAAGCATCACCTGGTTTTACTCAAACCAATGCATCTGATAGCTTTGAGAAAAAGGTTAACACTGTTGGAACTCCTTTCCCAAATATTGAAGTTAAAATCGTTGACCCAGAAACTGGTGAAGAAGTGGGTGTTGGTGAAAAAGGAGAAATCATGTGTAGAGGTTTCAATGTAATGAAAGGATATTACAAAATGCCTGAAAAAACTGCAGAAGTTATTGAACCTGACGGATGGTTACATAGTGGAGATCTAGCTACTGTAGATGAAGATGGATACTATTCTATTGTTGGAAGAATTAAGGATATGATTATTAGAGGTGGAGAAAACATTTATCCTCGTGAAATTGAAGAGTTCTTATTTACAATAGATGGAATTAGGGATGTTCAAGTTGCAGGTATTCCTGATGAGAAATATGGTGAAATCGTTGGTGCTTTCATTATTAAAGAAGAGGATGCTGATTTAACTGAAGAAGATATTAGAGATTATGCTATTGGAAAAATAGCTAGATATAAAGTACCAAAATATGTTTTCTTTGTTGATGAATTCCCATTAACTACAAGTGGTAAGATTCAAAAATATAAACTTGGAGATATTGGACTTAAACTCCTTGAAGAAAGAAAGAAAAATGGTGAATTATAG
- the tsaA gene encoding tRNA (N6-threonylcarbamoyladenosine(37)-N6)-methyltransferase TrmO: MKIELESLGIIKTPFEELEGMPIQPVGAKGVKGQLILKDEFKEGLKDLEGFSHIEVLYLLHKVKGHSLEVKPFLDDKTHGVFATRSPKRPNRIGASVIKVTGVEDNIVHVENVDMLNGTPILDIKPFVPHLYDGTVDELKIGWFEDKHQDASTKKADDRFIS, translated from the coding sequence ATGAAAATTGAACTTGAATCTTTAGGAATTATAAAAACACCTTTTGAAGAATTGGAAGGTATGCCTATTCAGCCAGTAGGTGCTAAAGGTGTTAAGGGACAATTAATCTTAAAAGATGAATTTAAAGAGGGATTAAAAGACCTTGAAGGATTTTCACATATTGAAGTGTTATACTTGCTTCATAAGGTTAAAGGACATTCTTTGGAAGTTAAACCTTTTTTAGATGATAAGACTCATGGAGTTTTTGCAACAAGATCACCAAAAAGACCTAATCGTATTGGGGCTTCTGTAATTAAAGTTACTGGTGTTGAAGATAACATTGTGCATGTTGAAAATGTAGATATGCTAAATGGAACACCAATTTTAGATATTAAACCTTTTGTACCTCATTTATACGATGGCACTGTTGATGAGTTAAAAATAGGATGGTTTGAAGATAAACATCAGGATGCATCAACAAAAAAAGCTGATGATAGGTTTATATCTTAA
- a CDS encoding molybdenum cofactor biosynthesis protein MoaE, translating to MVIKLIEDKEEKIEMADLIADLKKSRKVDYSGAIFTFEGIVRGKEDEMDLKKLILTTPDKEKTIKDIERIVENAKMKYGVFEISVVHHVGEFYTGDSLFLVAVLGNHRKETLDALHEVIEKVKHDVEFKKEEISNEGTKIIMAGG from the coding sequence ATGGTCATTAAATTAATTGAAGATAAAGAAGAAAAAATAGAAATGGCTGATTTAATAGCTGATTTAAAAAAGAGCAGAAAGGTTGATTATTCAGGAGCAATCTTTACTTTTGAAGGTATTGTCAGAGGAAAAGAAGATGAAATGGACTTGAAAAAATTAATTTTAACAACACCTGACAAAGAAAAAACAATAAAAGATATTGAAAGAATCGTTGAAAATGCCAAAATGAAATACGGTGTTTTTGAAATCTCTGTAGTTCATCATGTTGGAGAGTTCTACACCGGAGACTCATTATTTTTAGTTGCAGTACTAGGTAACCATAGAAAAGAAACCTTAGATGCATTACATGAAGTTATAGAAAAAGTAAAACATGATGTTGAATTTAAAAAAGAAGAAATTTCCAATGAAGGAACAAAAATAATAATGGCAGGAGGATAG
- a CDS encoding nicotinamide-nucleotide adenylyltransferase, which produces MKTNRGILIGRMQPFHNGHIQVIKKILEEVDEIIIGIGSAQISHDLKNPFTAGERLVMIKQSLVEHNIDPSRYYIIPMEDINKNAIWVSYIKMLTPPFNKIYSGNYLVKQLFYEEGYEVKTPPLFDRLKLSGTEVRKRMLNDENWQELVPNATVELVNEIKGIERIKNLSKKEISDM; this is translated from the coding sequence ATGAAAACAAATAGGGGAATTCTAATTGGAAGAATGCAGCCATTTCATAATGGACATATTCAGGTAATAAAAAAGATTCTAGAGGAAGTAGATGAAATAATCATTGGTATTGGAAGTGCACAGATAAGCCATGATCTTAAAAACCCATTTACTGCTGGAGAAAGATTGGTAATGATAAAACAATCTTTAGTTGAGCATAATATTGATCCAAGTAGATACTACATTATTCCAATGGAAGACATCAATAAAAATGCAATTTGGGTATCATATATTAAAATGCTCACACCTCCTTTTAATAAAATTTATTCAGGAAACTACCTTGTTAAACAGCTATTTTATGAGGAAGGTTATGAAGTAAAAACACCACCCTTATTTGATAGATTAAAACTTTCAGGAACAGAAGTTAGGAAAAGAATGCTTAATGATGAAAATTGGCAAGAATTGGTTCCTAATGCTACCGTTGAATTAGTAAATGAAATAAAGGGTATTGAAAGAATTAAAAATTTATCTAAAAAAGAAATAAGCGACATGTGA
- a CDS encoding DUF367 family protein, whose product MRITVFHADECDKKKCTAIKLEKMGKCRLVYNINKIPSGALVLNPYSDKAVSYEDCKMVSRRGIVGLDCSWNEVSKSKKFFSLSKYHRSLPFLIATNPVNYGKPCILSTVEAIAATLYITRFKDEAKNLLDGFKWGHTFLELNHDLLEAYSEADSSKEVVEIQNDFLNSHE is encoded by the coding sequence ATGAGAATTACAGTTTTTCATGCAGATGAATGTGATAAAAAGAAATGTACTGCTATTAAATTAGAAAAGATGGGTAAATGCAGACTTGTTTATAATATTAATAAAATTCCAAGTGGTGCACTGGTTTTAAATCCATATTCTGATAAGGCTGTTTCTTATGAAGACTGTAAAATGGTATCTAGGAGAGGAATTGTTGGTTTGGACTGCTCTTGGAATGAAGTTTCTAAATCAAAAAAATTCTTTTCATTATCTAAATACCATAGATCTCTTCCTTTTTTAATAGCTACCAATCCAGTAAACTATGGAAAACCATGTATTTTATCAACTGTTGAAGCAATAGCTGCTACTCTTTATATAACTCGTTTTAAAGATGAAGCTAAGAATCTTCTTGATGGTTTTAAATGGGGTCATACATTTTTAGAATTGAATCATGACCTTTTAGAAGCATATAGTGAAGCTGATAGTAGTAAAGAAGTGGTTGAAATTCAAAATGATTTCTTAAATTCTCATGAATAA
- a CDS encoding 50S ribosomal protein L40e codes for MARFEEAENRMFNVKICLKCNARNPASAKTCRKCGYKGLRFKAKEPRG; via the coding sequence ATGGCAAGATTTGAAGAAGCTGAAAACAGAATGTTCAATGTAAAAATTTGCTTAAAATGTAATGCTCGTAACCCAGCTAGTGCAAAAACTTGCAGAAAATGTGGTTACAAAGGTTTAAGATTCAAAGCTAAAGAACCAAGAGGATAG
- a CDS encoding phosphoglycerol geranylgeranyltransferase codes for MKIVEEQIREILKTRKIHFTLIDPDEQTPESALEIAKLAIEGGTDGIMIGGSTVNNEEVDLTCKILSENIDVPIILFPGNINSVSKYADAIFFMTYVNSTNPYWIVGAQALASMAVKQSGIEVLPMGYMVVEPGGTVGWVGDAKLVPRNKPKLTAAYALSSQYLGQRFFYIEAGSGADKPIPPEMIAYSKKATDDMIIIVGGGIRDAEAAYTAAKAGGDIIVTGTIVEETDDVKSKILEITEAIKKASQ; via the coding sequence ATGAAAATTGTTGAAGAGCAAATTAGAGAAATATTAAAAACTAGAAAAATTCATTTTACTTTAATTGATCCTGATGAACAAACTCCTGAATCTGCATTAGAAATAGCTAAATTAGCTATTGAAGGTGGAACTGATGGTATTATGATTGGAGGATCAACTGTTAATAATGAAGAAGTTGATTTAACCTGTAAAATTTTATCTGAAAATATTGATGTTCCAATTATTTTATTCCCAGGTAATATTAATAGTGTAAGTAAGTATGCTGATGCAATATTTTTCATGACTTATGTAAATTCCACAAATCCTTATTGGATTGTTGGAGCTCAAGCATTGGCATCAATGGCAGTTAAACAGTCTGGTATTGAAGTTTTACCAATGGGATATATGGTTGTAGAACCTGGTGGAACTGTTGGTTGGGTTGGAGATGCAAAATTAGTTCCAAGAAACAAACCTAAATTAACTGCAGCTTATGCTTTATCTTCACAATATCTAGGACAAAGGTTCTTCTATATTGAAGCAGGTTCTGGTGCTGATAAGCCAATACCTCCAGAAATGATAGCTTACAGTAAAAAAGCTACTGATGATATGATTATTATTGTTGGTGGAGGAATCAGAGATGCTGAAGCAGCATACACAGCTGCAAAAGCTGGTGGAGATATCATTGTTACTGGAACTATTGTAGAAGAAACCGATGATGTTAAATCCAAAATTTTAGAAATTACTGAAGCTATTAAAAAGGCTTCACAATAG
- a CDS encoding DNA double-strand break repair nuclease NurA, producing MLKSLYVEAARKKGSIKEISPDLKSNDMIANSWNELSFDSDDEFSIGAGDGSFNKKKFMGYNFYAVAAESLIYDGELKKIENYDLDLLEHLQYTDELLSYYMSIFELKNAFRAVNEFDVDYYLVDGSLYGDLQNPYPRGIGLSKKVKEEILEESLDELKRRLNEHQKVISSQKLVNHFYKETYVGKKYDYLMFLCSIEKLLVLKDILNNSKNIIAISKNSDNNDIFKSRIPDIAIFDNYTKKEGISNLIYKDVSKSIKQSFPVEDDFFNQLTFTIFYLRLADNKNVLKVELPYKASFKEVVKLVGKIKKFSTGGYPFLLKKTHKDVVISNKNMDELLKIMHIREKSGREMLR from the coding sequence ATGTTAAAATCTTTATATGTGGAAGCTGCTCGTAAGAAAGGCTCAATAAAAGAAATTTCTCCAGATCTTAAAAGTAATGATATGATTGCTAATAGTTGGAATGAATTATCTTTTGATAGTGATGATGAGTTTTCTATTGGTGCTGGAGATGGAAGTTTCAATAAAAAGAAGTTTATGGGTTACAATTTTTATGCAGTAGCTGCTGAATCATTAATTTATGATGGTGAACTTAAAAAGATTGAAAATTATGATTTGGACTTATTGGAACATTTACAGTATACTGATGAGCTTTTAAGTTATTATATGTCTATTTTTGAGCTTAAAAATGCATTTAGAGCTGTAAATGAATTTGATGTAGATTATTATCTTGTTGATGGATCTCTTTATGGTGATTTGCAGAATCCTTATCCTAGGGGAATTGGATTATCAAAAAAAGTAAAAGAAGAAATTCTTGAAGAGAGTTTAGATGAGCTTAAAAGAAGATTAAATGAACATCAGAAGGTTATCTCCTCACAGAAACTTGTGAATCACTTTTATAAAGAGACATATGTTGGTAAAAAATATGATTATTTGATGTTTTTATGTTCTATTGAAAAATTATTGGTACTAAAAGATATTTTAAACAATTCTAAAAATATAATAGCTATTTCAAAAAACTCAGATAATAATGATATTTTTAAAAGTAGAATTCCAGACATAGCTATTTTTGATAATTACACCAAAAAAGAGGGAATTTCAAATTTAATTTATAAAGATGTATCAAAAAGTATTAAACAATCTTTTCCAGTTGAAGATGACTTTTTCAATCAACTAACTTTTACAATATTCTATTTAAGACTAGCTGATAATAAAAATGTTTTAAAAGTAGAGTTGCCCTACAAGGCATCTTTTAAGGAAGTTGTTAAGTTAGTGGGTAAGATTAAAAAATTTTCAACAGGAGGATATCCATTTTTACTTAAAAAAACTCATAAAGATGTTGTTATTTCAAATAAAAATATGGATGAACTTTTAAAGATTATGCATATACGTGAAAAATCAGGAAGGGAAATGTTAAGATAA